A single region of the Salicibibacter cibi genome encodes:
- a CDS encoding DUF3603 family protein, producing MARIRDVWVNWFEGEENGYNICPFHEWRSEDKIEVLDIAEVVKVTERLYEQLENSLETVPRQLLDAVYRKSALRKNMSKLPLDYCFIATTGTATLVVDTLGYETPIRKSRLTPRQEKLTIEAIEQSEEPACGEEGEPIEKEYHILSPHPKYMQGLTRKERQLKQLLFMIIDQLDTSGQEAEIRYWYTEWVPEKYMEIQMMSGEEALQRLYNEVSVGWSEDHYHLCEAMTKGQPFFEKIWDMQHESEMHK from the coding sequence ATGGCCCGAATTCGTGATGTATGGGTCAATTGGTTTGAAGGCGAAGAAAATGGGTACAATATTTGTCCATTCCATGAATGGCGAAGTGAAGACAAAATAGAAGTCCTTGATATCGCCGAGGTAGTCAAGGTCACTGAGCGATTATATGAACAACTGGAAAATAGCCTAGAGACGGTTCCTCGACAATTGCTCGATGCTGTATATCGAAAAAGTGCGCTTCGCAAAAATATGTCCAAGCTTCCGCTCGATTATTGTTTTATTGCAACGACCGGCACAGCCACATTGGTCGTGGATACACTTGGGTACGAAACGCCGATCCGAAAAAGCCGTCTGACACCCCGGCAGGAAAAACTGACGATCGAGGCGATCGAACAGTCCGAAGAACCTGCTTGTGGGGAAGAAGGGGAGCCGATCGAAAAGGAATATCATATCCTGTCCCCGCATCCGAAATATATGCAAGGATTAACACGTAAAGAACGGCAACTAAAACAATTGTTGTTTATGATTATCGATCAATTGGACACCTCCGGTCAAGAGGCGGAAATCCGTTATTGGTACACGGAGTGGGTCCCTGAAAAATACATGGAGATTCAAATGATGAGTGGGGAAGAAGCATTGCAACGGTTGTATAATGAAGTAAGCGTTGGCTGGAGCGAAGATCATTATCATTTATGCGAAGCGATGACAAAGGGACAGCCGTTCTTTGAGAAAATATGGGATATGCAACATGAAAGCGAAATGCATAAATAA
- a CDS encoding peroxiredoxin family protein: MQKCIIAMFLLVAGLAVSVSGDASAEGWEDAVPVMKAVPFDAENLDGDSVSLRDYEGDNMLLVFFTTWCEVCQQELPMLSENYDFLKDKGIEVLAVNMATAERKDTDIKAFASGLQIPVVIDRDGRIAKSYGVQGIPTTYAIDEQQEIVKPFFGPLNKQEVLKAFE, translated from the coding sequence TTGCAAAAATGTATTATTGCTATGTTTCTGTTGGTTGCCGGGCTTGCCGTAAGTGTTTCCGGTGATGCAAGTGCGGAAGGTTGGGAAGATGCTGTTCCGGTGATGAAAGCTGTACCCTTTGACGCCGAGAACCTGGATGGGGACTCCGTTTCTCTCCGGGATTATGAAGGAGACAATATGCTGCTCGTTTTTTTCACAACGTGGTGTGAAGTTTGCCAGCAAGAATTGCCCATGCTTTCCGAGAACTATGATTTTTTGAAAGACAAAGGGATTGAAGTGCTGGCCGTTAACATGGCCACTGCAGAACGAAAAGACACCGATATTAAAGCGTTTGCCAGCGGATTGCAAATCCCGGTCGTGATCGATCGCGACGGACGGATTGCAAAAAGCTACGGCGTACAGGGCATCCCGACCACATACGCCATCGACGAACAGCAAGAGATCGTGAAACCTTTTTTTGGACCGTTGAATAAACAGGAAGTACTAAAGGCTTTCGAGTGA
- a CDS encoding ABC transporter permease, whose protein sequence is MSPVVHAAKLGVVRGWIEFKQMLKSPQDFGFNIVMTVIFLIVLYFQRDRMIEGTDMALAMFVLPSLLGMLVVFGGFMGAATTLTFEREDGTLLRAKATPNGMVSYLISRIISVTTYSLLSVIMLLVPGLFLIQGLADTPWTGWLMLIIIFIIGILATLPWGAVIGSVVKSTSSSFNLTMLPIGGLTAISGIFNPITSLPDWLQIIAQIFPVYWLGLGMRAALLPEAAVLAEIGESWRYLEMFGVLGIWAIAGFLIVPRLLRRMARKESGSTMEKRKQEMMSRGY, encoded by the coding sequence ATGAGCCCTGTAGTACATGCGGCCAAACTTGGTGTCGTGCGCGGTTGGATTGAATTTAAACAAATGCTCAAAAGTCCACAGGATTTTGGTTTCAATATCGTTATGACGGTGATATTTTTGATTGTGTTGTATTTCCAGCGTGATCGGATGATTGAAGGGACCGATATGGCCTTAGCCATGTTTGTTCTGCCAAGTCTGCTTGGCATGTTGGTAGTATTCGGCGGCTTTATGGGTGCCGCTACTACATTAACGTTTGAACGGGAAGATGGTACACTGCTACGGGCTAAGGCAACACCGAATGGCATGGTCAGTTATTTAATTAGCCGGATTATTAGTGTGACGACCTATTCCTTGCTAAGCGTAATTATGCTGCTCGTACCCGGACTGTTCTTGATCCAGGGATTGGCGGATACTCCCTGGACCGGTTGGCTGATGTTGATCATTATATTTATCATTGGCATATTAGCCACCCTGCCATGGGGAGCGGTTATTGGATCGGTGGTGAAAAGCACGTCCTCTTCTTTTAACTTGACGATGTTACCCATTGGTGGATTGACGGCAATCTCGGGTATTTTTAATCCTATCACCAGTTTGCCAGACTGGCTGCAGATCATCGCTCAAATATTCCCCGTATATTGGCTCGGTCTCGGTATGCGGGCAGCATTATTGCCGGAAGCCGCTGTGCTAGCTGAAATCGGGGAATCGTGGCGCTATCTTGAAATGTTCGGCGTGCTTGGGATTTGGGCGATTGCGGGTTTCTTGATTGTTCCACGATTATTACGACGAATGGCACGTAAAGAATCTGGATCAACGATGGAGAAACGTAAGCAAGAAATGATGTCCCGTGGGTATTAA
- a CDS encoding sodium:calcium antiporter, with protein sequence MIYLIFLVAVIVTVVSATKLSAYADAISRLSGLGTLLIGTFLLAVATALPEVTTTVTAIYLNNPDLAVGNIFGSNHFNLLILAVFDLLFRKRKLLSNIHRQQRYTALFGVFMTLITAIAIFTTIEIPFLGVGAEALLIVALYLLSLWIIQRTTGDEREGTFDESQKEEKYTLKHAIIGFIITAIVIFIAGTALTFSGDEIAVITGLGSSFVGSFLIAASTSLPEVVTVWTALKLSNENLAAASIFGSNLFNMVILVICDLLYAGSLLQATSMSHAVTVLLLLMNSALVSYAVFSNGHRRFYTWPSLLMVLFYVLSMLWLYFF encoded by the coding sequence ATGATCTATCTTATCTTTCTCGTCGCAGTAATCGTAACTGTCGTTTCCGCGACGAAGCTGTCTGCATATGCCGATGCCATCAGTCGTCTGTCTGGGCTCGGCACTCTTCTTATTGGCACGTTTCTGTTGGCGGTGGCTACTGCTTTGCCGGAAGTAACAACCACTGTGACCGCAATTTATTTGAATAATCCCGATTTGGCTGTCGGCAATATTTTCGGCAGCAATCATTTCAACTTATTGATATTGGCTGTATTCGATCTCCTTTTCCGAAAACGGAAACTGCTGTCCAATATTCACCGGCAACAACGGTACACGGCGTTGTTCGGGGTATTCATGACGCTTATCACTGCCATCGCCATCTTCACGACCATCGAAATCCCTTTTCTCGGCGTTGGCGCAGAAGCGCTTCTCATTGTTGCCCTTTATTTATTAAGTTTATGGATCATTCAACGCACGACCGGCGATGAAAGGGAAGGTACGTTTGATGAGTCACAAAAAGAAGAAAAATATACGCTTAAACACGCGATTATCGGGTTTATCATTACGGCAATTGTGATTTTCATTGCCGGGACCGCCCTCACTTTTTCCGGGGATGAGATCGCTGTTATCACAGGACTTGGTTCCAGTTTTGTCGGCAGTTTCTTGATTGCGGCTTCAACGTCCCTTCCGGAAGTGGTGACGGTATGGACAGCACTTAAATTGAGCAATGAAAACTTGGCGGCAGCGTCTATTTTTGGGAGCAACTTGTTTAACATGGTTATTTTGGTTATATGCGACTTGCTCTACGCAGGTTCCCTTTTGCAAGCCACATCGATGAGCCATGCGGTCACCGTTCTTTTATTGCTTATGAACAGCGCCCTTGTCTCCTACGCCGTATTTTCCAACGGGCATCGTCGCTTTTACACATGGCCTTCGCTGCTTATGGTATTGTTTTATGTACTTTCGATGCTTTGGCTGTATTTTTTTTAG
- a CDS encoding VOC family protein codes for MKINHLNLTVTDVPAARKFLEIYFGLTGGTDRGKGFDVVFDDGGFVLTLMRGREVHYPKTFHIGFSQENEEQVDKINQQLKEDGFDVNPPVHSHGYTFYVEAPGGFTVEVLC; via the coding sequence ATGAAAATAAATCACCTTAATCTAACGGTGACAGATGTCCCGGCTGCTCGAAAGTTTTTAGAAATCTACTTTGGTTTGACGGGAGGCACCGATCGTGGAAAAGGCTTTGATGTGGTGTTTGATGATGGTGGTTTCGTACTCACGTTAATGAGGGGGCGTGAGGTACACTATCCAAAAACGTTCCACATCGGATTCTCCCAGGAAAATGAAGAGCAGGTAGATAAGATCAATCAGCAACTCAAAGAAGATGGTTTTGATGTAAATCCACCAGTACATTCCCATGGCTATACCTTTTATGTCGAGGCACCTGGAGGATTTACTGTCGAAGTGCTCTGCTAA
- a CDS encoding CBS domain-containing protein: protein MKIIASHKNTDFDALASLVAAKKLYPDANILLPAKVSPNVKKYLAIYRDQFPYINEQQLPSSDKIEALILVDTYDPVRVSNHFQDNNPASVIVYDHHPESFHLPHPGETAPVGATITILLELIQAEEIVLTDWERTLFALGLYTDTGSFTYEHTTSRDVRALLFLFNQGIALDVVNRFSDTSFSEEQKALLMQLLQQGKAHDVDGVSIMIGTISADAFIDRLNLIVDKWLDLAEADACIAVSEMKNTIFVTARSRHSRVDVSKALAAVGGGGHPQAAAATIKDGKQAEIAANIQTHLSTAVSPALVAKQMMSHPVKTVSPDTPIEEVGEEIRRYGHSGFPVQENGQLVGMISRRDVDKAVHHGLGHAPVKGHMNERVITCEANATSEDVQQQMITHDIGRLPILANNELIGIISRSDLLQLLHDEHYEKKQKQTRNMMDNMARALPANHFDLLQTIGHIADQKGVQAYLIGGIVRDLLLERENEDMDIVVEGDGIAFAETAADQLEGELHTHNDFKTAKIILNDGQHIDIASARAEYYDAPAALPNVRFSNLREDLYRRDFTFNALAIHLNEDGFGTLIDPFGGEKDLQDGIIRVLHNLSFIEDPTRILRAIRFELKFSYTFAADTQRFAELATAAISHLSAERIKAEFQRLFVEVSAAKTFKRLEDMNLLGAFIPFAGWSREVGQMISTLEYESLPENLFTFSRLLPLFAFDGALQHLTRFALTKTEKQLLNAFGRLQALDETAFTSLGTLHENVHEAEETSLVLFEMYTEVLNKNKSMMIKRYRDKRRRMPALLSGEDLRKLPMAPGPRYKHYLLKAESLWMNDTLKNREDALQWLKAPDK, encoded by the coding sequence ATGAAAATCATCGCTTCCCATAAAAACACGGATTTCGACGCACTTGCTTCTCTCGTTGCAGCGAAAAAACTATATCCCGACGCGAACATTTTATTGCCGGCAAAAGTTAGCCCGAATGTGAAAAAGTATTTAGCCATTTACCGCGACCAGTTTCCTTATATCAACGAACAACAATTGCCTTCCTCCGACAAGATCGAAGCGCTGATTTTAGTCGATACATATGATCCTGTCCGTGTGAGCAATCATTTTCAGGACAACAATCCCGCGAGCGTTATTGTCTATGACCACCATCCCGAAAGTTTCCATCTTCCCCACCCTGGAGAAACAGCCCCGGTCGGGGCAACGATTACGATACTCCTCGAGCTTATTCAAGCAGAAGAAATCGTGCTCACCGATTGGGAACGGACGCTTTTCGCGCTTGGCTTATATACGGATACCGGCTCTTTCACCTACGAACATACGACAAGCCGTGACGTGCGCGCCCTTCTTTTTTTATTCAACCAAGGAATTGCCCTTGATGTTGTCAATCGTTTTTCCGACACTTCTTTTTCCGAGGAACAAAAAGCGCTGCTTATGCAACTTCTGCAGCAAGGGAAAGCGCACGACGTTGACGGCGTTTCGATCATGATTGGAACGATTTCCGCCGATGCTTTCATTGACCGGCTAAACCTCATCGTTGACAAGTGGCTTGATTTGGCAGAAGCAGATGCATGTATCGCCGTCTCGGAAATGAAAAATACGATTTTCGTTACGGCAAGGAGCAGACACTCACGTGTGGATGTATCAAAAGCTTTGGCTGCCGTTGGCGGCGGCGGACACCCCCAAGCTGCCGCCGCAACAATCAAAGACGGTAAACAAGCGGAAATAGCCGCTAACATTCAGACCCACCTTTCCACCGCAGTTTCGCCTGCTCTCGTAGCAAAACAAATGATGAGCCACCCGGTAAAAACAGTGAGCCCCGACACCCCTATTGAAGAAGTCGGAGAGGAGATCCGCCGTTACGGTCATTCCGGATTTCCGGTTCAAGAAAATGGTCAACTAGTCGGCATGATCTCCCGCCGTGATGTGGACAAAGCGGTCCATCATGGGCTTGGGCACGCTCCGGTAAAAGGGCATATGAACGAACGGGTCATTACGTGTGAAGCGAACGCGACCTCCGAAGACGTTCAACAACAGATGATCACGCACGACATCGGGCGTTTACCGATTCTCGCAAACAATGAACTGATCGGCATCATTTCACGTTCCGATCTTTTGCAATTGCTGCACGATGAGCACTATGAAAAAAAACAAAAGCAAACACGCAACATGATGGACAACATGGCACGTGCTCTGCCTGCCAATCATTTCGATTTGCTGCAAACGATCGGCCACATTGCCGACCAAAAAGGGGTCCAAGCCTATCTTATCGGCGGGATCGTCAGAGATCTGTTGCTCGAACGCGAAAATGAAGATATGGACATCGTTGTCGAAGGGGATGGCATCGCCTTTGCCGAAACGGCTGCCGATCAATTGGAAGGAGAACTGCATACACACAATGACTTTAAGACCGCAAAAATAATCCTCAACGACGGGCAGCACATTGATATTGCCTCTGCCCGGGCGGAATATTACGATGCGCCTGCCGCTCTGCCGAACGTCAGATTTTCGAACTTGCGGGAAGACCTTTATCGCAGGGACTTTACTTTTAACGCACTGGCGATTCACCTTAATGAAGATGGATTTGGAACGCTTATCGACCCTTTCGGCGGAGAAAAAGATTTACAAGATGGGATCATACGCGTCCTTCACAATCTCAGTTTCATCGAAGATCCGACGAGAATCTTACGCGCCATCCGTTTTGAATTAAAATTTTCCTACACCTTTGCCGCAGATACGCAAAGATTCGCCGAGTTGGCTACAGCTGCCATTTCCCACTTATCCGCCGAACGTATCAAAGCCGAATTTCAGCGATTATTCGTGGAAGTGTCAGCGGCAAAGACCTTTAAACGATTGGAAGATATGAACCTATTGGGAGCCTTCATTCCATTTGCCGGTTGGTCCAGGGAAGTCGGGCAGATGATCTCAACGTTAGAATACGAATCCTTGCCGGAAAACCTGTTCACTTTTTCACGACTTCTTCCGTTATTTGCATTCGACGGAGCGTTACAACACCTGACCCGTTTTGCGTTGACGAAAACCGAAAAACAACTGTTGAATGCCTTCGGTCGCTTGCAAGCTCTTGATGAAACAGCCTTCACTTCTCTCGGCACCCTTCATGAAAACGTCCATGAAGCCGAAGAGACTAGTCTGGTTCTTTTTGAAATGTATACGGAAGTTTTAAATAAAAACAAAAGCATGATGATCAAACGATACCGCGATAAACGGCGCCGCATGCCTGCTTTGCTTTCAGGTGAAGATTTGCGAAAGCTTCCCATGGCTCCCGGGCCGCGATACAAGCACTATTTGCTAAAAGCGGAAAGTCTATGGATGAATGATACATTAAAAAACCGGGAGGATGCGTTGCAATGGCTGAAGGCCCCCGACAAATAG
- the spxA gene encoding transcriptional regulator SpxA, whose translation MVTLLTSPSCTSCRKAKGWLEEHDIPFQERNVFAEPLSVEEVKDVIRMTEDGTDEIVSKRSKIFQELDIDVDTLSLHRLFELISEHPGLLRRPIIYDDKRLQVGYNEAEIRRFLPRKIRTYFLQEAQKLVN comes from the coding sequence ATGGTGACGTTACTGACTTCACCGAGTTGTACTTCTTGTCGAAAAGCAAAAGGGTGGTTGGAAGAACATGATATCCCTTTTCAGGAAAGGAATGTGTTCGCAGAACCGCTTTCCGTGGAAGAGGTTAAAGATGTCATCCGCATGACGGAGGACGGAACAGATGAAATTGTCTCCAAACGCTCGAAAATTTTTCAGGAATTGGACATTGATGTAGATACATTGTCCCTGCATCGGCTGTTCGAGCTTATTAGTGAACATCCCGGCTTATTGAGAAGGCCGATCATTTATGATGATAAACGGCTTCAAGTTGGCTATAATGAAGCTGAAATTCGCCGATTCTTGCCTCGGAAAATACGGACATACTTTTTGCAAGAAGCGCAAAAACTCGTGAATTAA
- a CDS encoding putative glycoside hydrolase has translation MGKWKIALASTLMVALLSVGNYEMGAAENNALKAPGEPKKELPEQITRFAGDADDAFAYPDAVRGIYVSGHSAGGDRMEELLDFVEQTDLNAMVIDIKDDRGYLTYQSEDGHFGNETSLIEDLPALMEALHERNIYPIARIVVFKDTLLAHERPDLSFISDGSVWSNNKGESFVNPFEKEVWDYNVEVAKRAADLGFQDIQFDYVRFPEGFETRDEELEYSFGSYDEKKERVQGRVDAVSDFVAYAGEALSDYGVNISVDIFGYATMIEEAPGIGQNVSRIAENADVLSSMIYPSHWTPHFGIDTPDAAPYELIDAYTKVENPLLARLDDPPLSRPWIQDFTASWLGSGNYIPYGKEEVEAQIQALYENDIHEYLLWNAGNTYTQGVKHNPSRGENKPITDTNEKSSWFKQ, from the coding sequence ATGGGAAAATGGAAAATCGCCTTGGCATCGACGCTAATGGTGGCTCTGCTTAGCGTCGGCAATTACGAGATGGGAGCGGCAGAAAATAACGCGTTGAAAGCGCCGGGGGAGCCGAAAAAAGAACTTCCGGAACAAATCACGCGATTTGCTGGTGATGCTGATGATGCTTTTGCATATCCGGACGCCGTCAGAGGGATTTACGTAAGCGGGCATTCGGCAGGCGGAGATCGCATGGAAGAGTTGCTCGATTTCGTTGAACAAACGGATTTAAATGCAATGGTGATTGATATAAAAGATGACCGTGGTTATCTCACTTATCAATCGGAAGATGGGCATTTCGGCAATGAGACCTCTTTGATTGAAGATCTTCCTGCGTTAATGGAGGCACTGCATGAACGCAACATTTACCCGATCGCCCGTATTGTCGTATTTAAGGATACGCTTCTTGCGCATGAACGGCCTGATTTATCTTTTATCAGTGACGGTTCTGTCTGGTCGAACAATAAAGGGGAATCGTTTGTTAACCCGTTTGAAAAAGAAGTATGGGACTATAATGTGGAGGTTGCCAAAAGGGCGGCAGATTTGGGTTTCCAAGACATACAATTTGATTATGTGCGGTTTCCGGAAGGTTTTGAAACACGAGATGAAGAATTGGAATACAGTTTTGGATCTTATGATGAAAAGAAAGAACGTGTGCAAGGGCGAGTAGATGCAGTGTCGGATTTTGTCGCTTATGCAGGGGAAGCGTTATCCGATTATGGTGTGAATATCTCTGTGGATATTTTTGGGTATGCAACTATGATTGAAGAAGCACCGGGCATCGGTCAAAACGTTTCCAGAATCGCAGAAAATGCCGATGTCTTATCTTCGATGATTTACCCCAGCCATTGGACCCCCCATTTCGGCATTGACACCCCTGACGCAGCGCCGTACGAATTAATCGATGCCTACACAAAAGTGGAAAATCCGTTGTTGGCAAGGCTTGATGATCCTCCGCTTAGCAGGCCTTGGATTCAAGACTTTACCGCCTCATGGCTCGGGTCGGGGAATTATATTCCTTACGGAAAAGAAGAAGTGGAAGCGCAAATCCAAGCCTTATATGAAAACGACATTCATGAATATTTGCTATGGAACGCCGGAAATACTTATACACAAGGAGTGAAACACAATCCAAGCCGTGGTGAAAATAAACCGATCACCGATACAAATGAGAAATCATCTTGGTTTAAACAATAA
- the trpS gene encoding tryptophan--tRNA ligase — protein sequence MKKIFSGIQPSGIVTFGNYLGAMKHFVDFQTSYDCMFCIVDQHAITTPQDPVALRDQKRKLAALYMAVGIDPNKSTIFIQSEVPAHTQLAWMMQCVSYIGELERMTQFKDKSEGKTGVSAALLTYPPLMAADILLYGTDIVPVGDDQRQHLELTRTLADRFNRQYADIFTLPESKILGRRIMSLQNPEKKMSKSDANTKAFISMLDDEKTITKKIKSAVTDSDPEVRFDEEKKPGISNLLTIYSLLNNQSVAAIEKEYDGKGYGAFKTNLAELAVTVLRPIQKRFYDIYESDEVDNALDAGSDKANEQAQHLLQKAEGAMGLQRN from the coding sequence ATGAAAAAAATATTTTCAGGCATTCAACCCAGTGGCATCGTAACATTCGGGAATTATTTGGGAGCGATGAAACATTTCGTTGACTTCCAAACTTCGTATGATTGCATGTTTTGTATCGTTGACCAACATGCGATTACCACCCCGCAGGATCCGGTTGCTTTAAGAGATCAAAAACGGAAATTAGCCGCTCTTTATATGGCGGTCGGGATTGACCCGAATAAATCAACCATTTTTATCCAATCCGAAGTGCCGGCGCACACACAATTGGCGTGGATGATGCAGTGCGTTTCCTATATTGGCGAATTGGAGCGAATGACACAATTCAAGGACAAATCCGAGGGGAAAACCGGGGTTTCCGCCGCATTGCTAACGTACCCGCCTCTAATGGCTGCCGACATTCTCCTATACGGCACCGATATCGTGCCCGTCGGGGACGACCAAAGGCAGCATTTGGAACTGACAAGGACGTTGGCTGACCGATTCAACCGACAATATGCGGATATTTTCACCCTTCCGGAATCCAAAATTCTGGGACGCAGAATCATGTCCCTCCAAAACCCGGAGAAGAAAATGAGCAAATCCGACGCCAATACGAAAGCGTTCATTTCTATGCTCGATGATGAAAAAACGATCACCAAAAAAATAAAAAGTGCCGTCACCGATTCCGACCCGGAAGTTCGTTTTGACGAGGAAAAGAAACCGGGGATCAGCAATTTGCTGACGATCTATTCACTGTTGAATAATCAATCGGTCGCTGCCATTGAAAAAGAATACGACGGAAAAGGATACGGGGCTTTTAAAACGAACCTCGCAGAATTGGCGGTTACCGTGTTACGGCCAATTCAAAAACGTTTTTACGACATTTATGAGTCGGATGAAGTGGACAACGCCCTCGACGCAGGCAGCGACAAAGCCAATGAGCAAGCGCAGCACCTGTTGCAAAAGGCAGAGGGAGCAATGGGATTGCAGCGGAATTAA
- a CDS encoding MerR family transcriptional regulator — MYYKPKEIAKHLNVSTSALRHYESWGIVPAPERTKNGYRLYTEVHFAYFRCIRAMFPAVNMRAVSKILLYIQQKDVDAAFWVVNEEQARLHQEKVAAEHTLKMLHHPNLENIDNMKVKDEMRIGEVAHLTGVTTSAIRHWEKENLITPYRHSENGYRIYTRRHLRQIFLIRAVRNTVYSLDSIKEMIKSLEHRPVQQATRVTQEALESINHRNRSQLHGMHELYGLCEMTGLLGENSCY; from the coding sequence ATGTACTATAAACCGAAAGAGATCGCTAAACACCTCAATGTGAGTACAAGTGCTCTTCGTCATTACGAATCCTGGGGCATCGTTCCAGCGCCAGAACGGACCAAAAATGGATACCGGTTGTATACAGAAGTCCATTTTGCCTACTTTCGCTGTATCCGTGCCATGTTTCCAGCCGTTAACATGCGTGCCGTATCAAAAATCCTTCTTTATATCCAGCAGAAGGATGTAGATGCAGCGTTTTGGGTTGTTAATGAAGAGCAAGCGAGATTACATCAGGAGAAAGTAGCTGCTGAACATACGCTAAAGATGTTGCATCATCCAAATCTAGAGAACATTGACAATATGAAAGTTAAAGATGAAATGAGGATTGGGGAGGTAGCTCATTTGACTGGAGTGACAACATCGGCCATTCGTCACTGGGAGAAGGAAAACCTGATTACACCATATCGTCATTCAGAGAATGGATATCGAATATACACACGGAGGCACCTTCGTCAAATTTTCCTTATTCGTGCCGTTCGAAATACGGTTTATTCTCTTGATAGCATAAAAGAAATGATCAAGTCATTGGAGCATAGACCAGTTCAACAGGCGACAAGAGTAACCCAAGAAGCACTCGAAAGCATTAACCATCGAAACCGTAGTCAACTTCATGGCATGCATGAGCTTTATGGTTTGTGTGAAATGACTGGACTGTTGGGAGAAAACAGTTGCTATTAA
- a CDS encoding ABC transporter ATP-binding protein: MTTKGHSQKEAHVIEVHQLKMRYGPKDVLKDVNFSIKRGEVLALLGPNGAGKTSTIEILEGFRIPSGGDVQVLGVTPKEGDESWRAQLGIVMQSWRDHPKWRVLELLEHLGRYYEPYASETRMRPMDAADLIVKVGLQEQVNQKVSSLSGGQRRRLDVAIGLIGNPEILFLDEPTTGFDPQARRDFHEVIRRLSEIEDTTILLTTHDLHEAEKLSDRILILADGRIVANGSAEQLAEKVAGTSEVRWVVNNERFQQEVIDAPRFVQELFVKHGDTVTDLEVRKASLEDSYIKMVQHIKTTDRLENTLANFEEGTE; the protein is encoded by the coding sequence ATGACAACGAAAGGTCATTCGCAAAAAGAAGCACACGTCATTGAAGTCCATCAGCTAAAAATGCGCTATGGTCCGAAGGACGTATTAAAGGATGTCAATTTCTCCATAAAGCGCGGCGAGGTGCTGGCTCTCCTCGGACCGAACGGAGCGGGAAAGACGAGCACCATTGAAATTTTGGAAGGGTTCCGTATCCCTTCCGGAGGAGACGTCCAAGTATTGGGCGTAACTCCAAAAGAGGGCGATGAATCGTGGCGAGCGCAGCTCGGTATTGTCATGCAGTCCTGGCGGGATCACCCAAAATGGAGAGTACTTGAATTGTTAGAGCATTTAGGCCGATACTACGAGCCCTATGCGTCTGAAACTCGCATGAGACCAATGGATGCCGCTGATTTGATAGTGAAAGTCGGCCTTCAAGAGCAAGTGAATCAAAAGGTGAGTAGTTTATCCGGTGGTCAGCGTAGGCGGTTAGATGTGGCCATCGGCTTGATCGGCAATCCTGAGATATTGTTTCTTGACGAGCCGACGACGGGGTTCGATCCACAAGCCCGCCGGGATTTCCATGAAGTTATCCGGCGTTTGTCCGAAATAGAAGACACGACAATTTTATTAACAACGCATGATTTGCATGAGGCGGAGAAACTATCCGATCGCATTTTGATACTGGCAGATGGCCGAATCGTTGCCAATGGTAGTGCAGAGCAATTAGCTGAGAAAGTGGCCGGAACATCAGAAGTGCGCTGGGTAGTGAACAATGAACGTTTCCAACAAGAGGTAATCGATGCTCCCCGATTCGTCCAGGAATTGTTTGTAAAACACGGCGATACCGTGACGGATCTGGAAGTGCGTAAGGCAAGTCTGGAAGATTCATATATCAAAATGGTTCAACATATAAAAACGACTGATCGCTTGGAAAATACATTGGCCAATTTTGAGGAGGGAACCGAATGA